The following are encoded together in the Lathyrus oleraceus cultivar Zhongwan6 chromosome 3, CAAS_Psat_ZW6_1.0, whole genome shotgun sequence genome:
- the LOC127130632 gene encoding uncharacterized protein LOC127130632 gives MYDPLPDYNPPQVNIPTQSQLMPLTNSDVERLHALEERVRAMDMNDNLRHNMCLVLGLVIPPKFKVPNFEKYKGDNCPRNHLVMFFQKMASHTHDDKLMIHYFHDILIGASLSWYMKLKIIHIQSWEDLAKAFLKQYNYNLDMAPDRRQLQSLSQKSNESSKCYAQQWKELAAQVQAPLLYKELVDLFVDTLQSPYFERMVGNALSDFAHLVTIGERIESALQSGRI, from the coding sequence ATGTATGACCCTCTGCCTGACTATAATCCTCCACAAGTGAATATTCCTACTCAATCCCAGTTGATGCCATTGACCAATTCTGATGTTGAAAGGCTTCATGCTCTTGAGGAGAGAGTCCGAGCAATGGATATGAATGACAATCTTAGGCACAATATGTGCTTAGTACTAGGCCTAGTAATCCCCCCGAAATTCAAAGTACCTAACTtcgagaagtacaaaggggataaCTGTCCAAGGAaccatttggtgatgttcttCCAAAAAATGGCATCACATACTCACGATGACAAACTGATGATTCACTATTTTCATGACATTTTGATCGGAGCATCGTTGAGCTGGTATATGAAATTGAAAATAATCCATATTCAGTCATGGGAAGACTTGGCCAAAGCTTTTTTGAAGCAGTACAActacaacttggacatggctccagaccGAAGGCAGCTGCAAAGCTTATCTCAAAAGAGCAATGAATCTTCCAAATGCTATGCACAACAGTGGAAAGAATTGGCAGCCCAAGTGCAAGCACCACTCCTGTATAAAGAATTGGTTGACTTGTTTGTGGATACCTTGCAGAGTCCTTACTTTGAAAGGATGGTAGGCAATGCGTTATCAGACTTCGCCCACTTAGTGAcaattggagaacgcatcgagaGTGCCCTACAAAGCGGAAGAATCTAA